The Colletotrichum higginsianum IMI 349063 chromosome 2, whole genome shotgun sequence genome has a segment encoding these proteins:
- a CDS encoding Short-chain dehydrogenase produces MDVSSEDSAAQSTVEVVTKTKLQLPASCDPPQPDGERKQLVWVVFGGTGHMGRSLVKSALSKGDLVSSVGRVFETSLEDMSAHQDKDNYLGLLCDVRSKDSVARVIGRTLGRFQRVDVVANCSGYGVIGACEDQDEHEIRNQFETNFMGTLNIIQATLPYFRQQNGGRYLIFSSTSGALGVPGLGPYCATKYAVEGLIEAMLYETDSFNVKATLVEPGFVRRDEPDALATPLPTWGHFLIKPASEAYAQATSPALHAKRMVQWLGDRQPTSAVKCAELVWQLAHCSYPPLRLLLGSYAIESIRDRLRSVTEELEDWKHLNFPSMAEAGGEGGGKDSKPDHDESMADSGQDAPSQET; encoded by the exons ATGGACGTCTCTAGTGAAGACAGCGCGGCTCAATCTACAGTGGAAGTGGTCACGAAAACAAAGCTTCAGCTACCAGCTAGTTGCGACCCGCCCCAGCCCGACGGCGAGAGAAAGCAGTTGGTATGGGTG GTGTTCGGTGGAACGGGCCATATGGGCAGATCTCTCGTGAAGTCCGCCTTGTCCAAAGGAGATCTTGTCTCGTCCGTGGGACGAGTCTTCGAGACGAGCCTCGAGGATATGTCAGCTCACCAAGACAAAGACAACTATCTGGGGCTACTATGTGATGTGCGCTCGAAAGACTCCGTGGCGCGCGTGATTGGCAGGACGTTAGGGCGATTCCAGCGCGTCGATGTGGTCGCCAACTGCTCCGGCTATGGCGTCATAGGCGCATGCGAGGACCAGGACGAGCACGAGATTCGGAATCAGTTTGAGACGAATTTCATGGGTACTCTCAACATCATCCAAGCCACATTGCCCTATTTCCGCCAGCAGAATGGCGGCCGCTATCTCATCTTCAGCTCGACATCTGGGGCACTGGGAGTTCCTGGCCTTGGCCCGTATTGTGCCACCAAATATGCCGTCGAAGGGCTGATAGAGGCTATGCTCTACGAGACGGATTCGTTCAACGTCAAGGCGACCCTCGTGGAGCCCGGATTCGTCCGCAGGGATGAGCCCGACGCCTTGGCAACCCCGCTGCCTACCTGGGGCCACTTCCTTATCAAACCAGCAAGCGAGGCCTACGCGCAAGCAACATCACCAGCACTGCATGCCAAGAGGATGGTTCAATGGCTCGGCGACCGCCAGCCGACGAGTGCCGTCAAGTGTGCTGAGCTTGTCTGGCAGCTGGCCCACTGCTCGTATCCTCCGCTACGGTTACTCCTGGGAAGCTATGCCATTGAGAGTATCCGCGATAGGTTGCGGTCCGTTACAGAAGAGTTGGAGGACTGGAAGCATCTGAACTTTCCTTCTATGGCAGAAGCGGGTGGTGAGGGCGGAGGAAAGGACAGCAAACCAGACCATGACGAGAGCATGGCCGATTCGGGGCAGGAC